From Nitrobacter sp. NHB1, a single genomic window includes:
- a CDS encoding winged helix-turn-helix transcriptional regulator: MNKKLDVHAMNGVSDTRTSGAIKVPETIDTRDSENGIILGLLRSLDEDGGRSQRRLAAELGIALGLVNAYLKRCVNKGLVKVQSVPARRYAYYLTPKGFAEKSRLTVTYLSQSFSFFREAKSDCVAMFEAAKSRGVRTAVLMGRSDLAEIAVLCAMESGVEVIALVDAGAKPGQFLGVPLVGSFEAVKPKFDAVVITDLVGTYESWNLALQSFDRDRVLLPRLLGVVKNRDDVSEREELAS, translated from the coding sequence GTGAACAAAAAGCTTGACGTTCATGCTATGAACGGGGTAAGCGACACCCGAACCAGCGGGGCGATCAAGGTGCCGGAGACCATCGACACCAGGGACAGCGAGAACGGCATCATTCTGGGATTATTGCGATCCCTGGATGAGGACGGCGGGCGATCGCAGCGGCGGTTGGCCGCGGAACTCGGCATCGCGCTCGGACTCGTCAACGCCTACCTGAAGCGCTGCGTCAACAAGGGGCTGGTCAAGGTCCAGAGCGTTCCAGCCCGCCGCTACGCCTATTATCTTACGCCGAAGGGTTTTGCGGAAAAGTCCCGTCTCACGGTCACGTACCTCTCGCAATCCTTCAGTTTCTTTCGCGAAGCGAAAAGCGACTGCGTTGCGATGTTCGAGGCGGCCAAATCGCGTGGCGTGCGCACCGCCGTCTTGATGGGCCGTTCTGATCTGGCCGAGATCGCAGTCCTGTGTGCGATGGAGAGCGGCGTCGAGGTCATCGCTCTGGTCGATGCCGGGGCCAAGCCGGGTCAATTCCTGGGGGTTCCACTGGTCGGGTCATTCGAGGCGGTCAAACCGAAGTTCGACGCCGTGGTCATCACCGATCTGGTCGGCACCTACGAGAGCTGGAATCTGGCGCTGCAGAGCTTTGACAGGGATCGGGTTCTGCTTCCGCGTCTTCTCGGTGTCGTGAAGAACCGCGACGACGTGAGCGAGCGGGAAGAGCTGGCATCATGA
- the nusG gene encoding transcription termination/antitermination protein NusG, whose amino-acid sequence MIPSGQQWYVVRTHPYAEGKAAAHLQRQGFEVYLPRYAKRRRHARRADITASPLFPRYMFVAIDLIHQRWRAIRSTVGVTNLVCSGDEPMPVAHDVIGRLKQREDSAGFVQLDQKPRFSAGDAVRVVEGAFSDCLGLFESMTDSERVMVLLDLLGRKVRVTMNMDTIEAA is encoded by the coding sequence ATGATCCCCTCCGGGCAGCAGTGGTATGTAGTGCGGACTCATCCGTATGCCGAAGGCAAGGCCGCAGCGCATCTGCAGCGGCAAGGTTTCGAAGTCTATTTGCCGCGCTATGCCAAGCGCCGGCGCCACGCGCGGCGCGCCGACATCACCGCATCGCCGTTGTTTCCGAGATACATGTTCGTTGCGATCGATCTCATTCACCAGCGCTGGCGCGCCATCCGTTCGACGGTGGGTGTCACGAACCTGGTCTGCAGCGGCGACGAACCGATGCCGGTTGCCCACGACGTTATCGGCCGCCTGAAACAGCGCGAGGATTCCGCCGGTTTCGTTCAACTCGATCAGAAGCCACGGTTTTCCGCTGGCGATGCCGTTCGTGTTGTTGAAGGCGCCTTTTCCGATTGCCTTGGCTTGTTCGAATCGATGACCGATAGCGAACGCGTCATGGTGTTGCTTGATCTTCTGGGCCGCAAGGTCCGGGTGACGATGAATATGGATACGATCGAGGCCGCCTAG